The DNA segment TGTGTATCACTACGCCAACAAAGATACCCTTTACAATGCCGCCTGGTCGATCAGTGGCAGTGAGCAAATGGGACGGGTAGGAGCTACCTGGCGGGTAGGCCGCCCGCATCATCCAAAAGAAGTTGCCGTTACGACGGATAAACATACCTCTGAAATCCAATTAACCGCCTCACCGGCACCGGAAAGTAAAGAAGTCATCACCCCGGCTGCAGCTGCGCAAGAAACATTGAAAACAAACGTTAATACCGCCGAAGAAAACACCAAGTAATTTTTGAAAACTGCCGAATTTCTATCGGCAGTTTTTTTTATTCTGTTAAAGTAAACTCATTAAACTACAAATTGGTATTCAATATTTTAATCGTCTGTGCTACTATGAAATTAATAACAATTATAAACACCTACTAAGGAGGCCTATCATGATTCGTTTTGGTGTTATAGGAACTAGCTGGATTACCGAAGAATTTATTCGCTGTGCGACCTTAACAGACGATTTTTTACTGTCTGCCGTTTATTCCCGTACCGAAGAAAAAGCCCAGGCCTTTGCCGATAAACATGGTGCCAAGCATGTTTTTACCGACCTCACAACAATGGCTTGCAGCCCTGAATTGGATGCCGTTTACATTGCCAGCCCCAATTCGCACCACGCCAAACAGGCCCTCCTGTTTCTATCTCATAAAAAACACGTACTCTGCGAAAAACCCATTGCTTCCAATAGCAAAGAACTGGAAGCAATGATCGAATGTGCCACCGCCAACGGATCGCTCCTAATGGAAGCTATGAAAAGCACCTTCCTGCCCAACATACAAAGCGTCAGGGAAAATCTGCCCAAGCTGGGACCGGTCCGCAGATTTTTTTCTAACTACTGCCAATATTCCTCTCGTTACGATACCTTTAAAGCCGGCAAGCCTATTAATACCTTCGATCCTGCCTTTTCCAACGGCTCCATTATGGATATCGGTGTTTATTGCATCTATCCGGTCATTTATCTGTTCGGCCCGCCCGAGTCAGTCTCTGCCAATGCGACCATGCTAAGTTCGGGCATTGACGGGTGCGGCAGCATTACCCTCCATTACAAAGATATGGAAGCGATCATTTCTCATTCTAAAATAGCCAACTCCCTTATCTCCAGTGAAATTCAGGGGGAAAACGGCAATATTCTGATTGATAAAATTTCTACCCCGGAAGACGTAAAAATTATCTATCGCGACGGTTCGATTGAAGATATCAGTCAGCCACAAATACCGGAACTGATGTTTTACGAAGCCCGGGAATTTATTCAGCTCATTAAAACCGGCCAGCTACAATCAAGCATCAATACCTTTACACTCAACCGGCAGGTCATGCAGGTTATGGATGAGGCACGCAAACAAATCGGCTTGGTCTTCCCGGCCGATCAATAAAATAAAAAAGACTTACTTTGTTCCAAAGTGAGTCTTTTTACTTTAATTGTTATTGCACTGTTTTTTCATCAAAATCAGGTGCCTGAAAGAGAACATCCTGATATTCCGGTGCTTTAAGCGTAATGGCAAGAAAATGGTCTTTTTCAGCTATATTTCTTTTAGAGAAATAAATTGTTTTATTATAATTCATACTGTCGGGAAAAGTGATACCCAGGCGTAACGTATAGCCTTTCGGCACGGCAAAAGTAAATGTCTCTCCGTTGGAAGAAGCATAGACAGTATAGGACTTTCCCATACCTGAAACCAGCATATTATCCAACTTTTTCCCGCCAAAAGGATATTGCCAGAAATAATCGGGTTTTTCAATATGAATTTGCACCTGCACATCAATTAAGCCATCATTTGCCATCGCTGCTCCCGTCTGTACCGGAATTAAAAACAGCATAATCAGCATTCCGGACAGAAAAAGTAATCTGCCGAATTTCCATTTCATAGGTCATTCCTCCCCAATACCTATTTGCTGAACAGGATAGTCTGTTGTACTATGTATATATACCATTTCTGTATACTTTACGTATTTCCTTGTAAAATCAGGATAATTTGACGAGAATGGCCTCACTTAATGCGAAATTGACTTCTCTTGTCACAGACTTGTCATAATCCTAAAGTATACTGAATTGGAATTATCTAAATGGAGGTATCTTTATGAAAGGTCTGCTAAAAAAGTTTACCCTTTTAGCCATCATCTGTGCCGCGCTAAGCACGTCTATGATAACAGGCTTCCATAGTACCGCCGCAGCAAATCAAACTGAGAGCAGCGAACTGTCCAGTAATCGTAATACATATGTGGTACAGGCAGTGAAAAAAGTAGGACCTGCTGTTGTCGGGATTTCCAATAAAGCTTATGTAAGGGATAATTTTGACCAAAAGGTTCTCATTGAAAAAGGCGTAGGTTCCGGTGTTATTTTTAACTCCAACGGCTACATTGCCACCAACTATCATGTCGTGGAGGGAGCACAGGAGATTGTCGTGTCTCTTTCGGACGGACGAACCTTTAACGGAAAAGTATTAGGTGTCGACCCAGCCACCG comes from the Propionispora hippei DSM 15287 genome and includes:
- a CDS encoding Gfo/Idh/MocA family protein, with the protein product MIRFGVIGTSWITEEFIRCATLTDDFLLSAVYSRTEEKAQAFADKHGAKHVFTDLTTMACSPELDAVYIASPNSHHAKQALLFLSHKKHVLCEKPIASNSKELEAMIECATANGSLLMEAMKSTFLPNIQSVRENLPKLGPVRRFFSNYCQYSSRYDTFKAGKPINTFDPAFSNGSIMDIGVYCIYPVIYLFGPPESVSANATMLSSGIDGCGSITLHYKDMEAIISHSKIANSLISSEIQGENGNILIDKISTPEDVKIIYRDGSIEDISQPQIPELMFYEAREFIQLIKTGQLQSSINTFTLNRQVMQVMDEARKQIGLVFPADQ